The proteins below come from a single Desulfurobacteriaceae bacterium genomic window:
- a CDS encoding TraR/DksA C4-type zinc finger protein, whose product MKGNKCLTPEQMEELRKILEQRRKEVLEDIKRGLEDEFHSEREVGDIVDMSTDEILRTFEMRIRDREAKYLKKIEKALQKMEEGTYGICEKCGECIQFERLKLRPVAELCIKCKLEQENFERKFGEDE is encoded by the coding sequence ATGAAGGGGAACAAGTGCCTAACTCCGGAACAAATGGAAGAACTAAGAAAAATTTTAGAACAAAGAAGAAAGGAAGTGTTGGAAGATATAAAAAGGGGTTTAGAAGACGAATTTCACTCTGAGCGGGAAGTTGGAGATATAGTGGATATGTCAACTGATGAAATTTTAAGAACTTTCGAAATGAGAATTAGAGATAGGGAAGCTAAGTATCTTAAGAAAATAGAAAAAGCCCTCCAAAAGATGGAAGAAGGAACTTACGGAATTTGTGAAAAGTGTGGAGAATGCATTCAATTTGAAAGACTTAAACTTAGACCTGTAGCTGAACTCTGTATCAAATGTAAACTTGAACAAGAAAACTTTGAAAGAAAATTTGGAGAAGATGAATAA
- a CDS encoding PH domain-containing protein, producing the protein MDRKIYRTDKFTFLGYALLVLTYSLFFGLLVVRSGGVSINSLIFVLLVLPVAAYFFFLSRKKVIIDNEGIKVFGITGKKEFKWRDIQEVSVSAGRKYFLFIADKEGKLAVIDDSTENFKELLQEIKKKVSPNKLPENFDSVINSYRRSYGSIILIYIASLILLFVLFQSL; encoded by the coding sequence ATGGATAGAAAAATTTATAGAACAGATAAATTTACCTTTTTGGGATATGCCCTTTTAGTTCTTACATATTCTCTGTTTTTTGGACTTTTAGTGGTGAGAAGTGGAGGAGTTTCTATTAACTCTTTAATTTTTGTTTTACTTGTTCTACCTGTTGCTGCTTACTTTTTCTTCCTTTCAAGGAAAAAAGTTATCATTGATAATGAAGGGATAAAGGTTTTCGGTATTACAGGAAAAAAAGAATTTAAGTGGCGAGACATACAAGAAGTTTCCGTTTCTGCTGGAAGAAAATACTTTCTATTCATAGCAGATAAAGAAGGTAAACTGGCTGTAATAGACGATTCAACCGAGAATTTTAAAGAATTACTCCAAGAAATAAAGAAAAAAGTTTCTCCTAACAAACTTCCTGAGAATTTTGATAGTGTAATTAACTCTTACAGACGTTCTTATGGAAGTATAATTCTTATTTACATAGCTTCTCTAATTTTGCTATTTGTTCTCTTCCAGTCTTTATAG
- a CDS encoding pyridoxal phosphate-dependent aminotransferase: MKLSKRVLNMSPSPTMAITSKAKEMRAKGIDVIGFGAGEPDFDTPFHIKEAAKKAIDEGFTRYTAPAGVPELRKAVAEKLKKENGIDYDPSQVVITDGAKQALFSLMLSVIEEGDEVIIPAPYWVTYPEQVKFAGGKPVFVETKEENNFSLTLEDIRPAITEKTKMVILCTPNNPTGSVIDKEELLKIGEFCAERGILIASDECYEKLTYDGFKHTSIASLSEEIKSITITINALSKAFSMTGWRVGYAAGPREIIDAMIKINSQSISNVNSIAQKAAVAALKGPQDFLKDWLKAFDERRKYMVEKLNEIPGVKCLLPKGAFYAFPNVKELIKQANLKDDFALADYLLEKAKIAVVPGSAFGMPGYLRLSYATSMENIKEGLERFKSAVEELLNG, encoded by the coding sequence ATGAAACTATCCAAGAGAGTTTTAAACATGTCGCCATCTCCAACGATGGCAATTACTTCGAAAGCCAAGGAGATGAGGGCGAAGGGTATAGATGTTATAGGTTTTGGAGCAGGAGAACCGGACTTCGATACTCCCTTTCACATTAAAGAAGCAGCAAAGAAAGCGATAGATGAAGGTTTTACAAGGTATACAGCTCCAGCTGGTGTTCCAGAACTTAGAAAAGCTGTTGCAGAGAAACTAAAAAAAGAAAACGGAATAGATTACGATCCGTCCCAAGTTGTTATTACAGATGGAGCAAAACAGGCACTCTTTAGCCTAATGTTATCGGTAATTGAAGAAGGAGACGAGGTAATAATTCCTGCCCCTTACTGGGTTACCTATCCAGAGCAGGTAAAGTTTGCAGGAGGAAAACCGGTTTTTGTAGAAACAAAAGAAGAGAACAACTTTTCTCTTACATTAGAGGACATTAGGCCGGCTATTACAGAAAAGACAAAAATGGTGATCCTGTGTACTCCAAACAACCCTACCGGTTCCGTAATAGACAAGGAGGAACTTTTAAAAATTGGTGAATTTTGTGCTGAAAGAGGGATCCTAATAGCTTCAGATGAATGCTACGAAAAACTTACCTACGATGGATTTAAGCACACAAGCATTGCTTCTCTATCAGAGGAAATAAAGTCAATAACAATCACTATCAACGCTCTTTCTAAAGCTTTTTCAATGACCGGTTGGAGAGTTGGATATGCTGCAGGTCCAAGAGAAATAATTGACGCAATGATAAAGATTAACTCCCAGTCTATTTCAAATGTGAACTCTATCGCTCAGAAAGCTGCAGTAGCTGCTTTGAAGGGTCCCCAAGATTTCTTAAAAGATTGGTTAAAAGCTTTTGATGAGAGAAGAAAATACATGGTTGAAAAGCTAAACGAAATTCCAGGAGTTAAGTGTCTCTTGCCAAAAGGAGCTTTCTATGCATTTCCGAACGTTAAGGAACTTATAAAGCAAGCAAACTTGAAAGATGACTTTGCCCTTGCAGATTACCTTCTTGAGAAGGCAAAGATTGCTGTTGTTCCTGGTAGTGCTTTTGGAATGCCAGGATACCTAAGACTTTCTTACGCAACTTCTATGGAGAACATAAAGGAAGGACTTGAAAGATTTAAATCTGCTGTAGAGGAACTATTAAATGGATAG
- the speD gene encoding adenosylmethionine decarboxylase produces MAKTLGVHIVADLYGCDPEILKSAEKMAEIFEGAVKHANLNKLSSYYHQFEPFGATGVVVISESHLSFHTWPEHGYVAIDVYTCGDHENAFKAFDYIVEKLNPEKVEKEVHFRGVVNEEEEVTFCASVG; encoded by the coding sequence ATGGCAAAGACCCTCGGTGTTCACATCGTAGCTGACCTTTACGGATGTGATCCGGAGATCTTAAAGTCTGCTGAAAAGATGGCTGAAATCTTTGAAGGAGCAGTTAAACATGCCAATCTAAATAAACTCTCTTCATACTACCATCAGTTTGAACCATTTGGAGCAACAGGGGTTGTTGTAATCTCAGAATCCCATCTTTCATTTCATACTTGGCCAGAACACGGTTATGTTGCCATAGATGTTTATACTTGCGGAGATCATGAGAATGCATTTAAAGCTTTTGATTATATAGTGGAAAAACTTAATCCAGAAAAGGTCGAAAAAGAGGTTCACTTTCGAGGAGTTGTAAACGAGGAAGAGGAAGTTACTTTCTGTGCAAGCGTGGGCTGA